A window of the Schlesneria paludicola DSM 18645 genome harbors these coding sequences:
- a CDS encoding DUF1501 domain-containing protein — MAIHQTCDGVRRRDFLKVGAIGATGLTLSNYLRLANAGEIRSAKATSAIFINLAGGPSHMDTFDPKPNAPSEYRGSFDAIKTNVEGIEISEHLPKLAQQMDKFAILRGVTHSLAAHELGSLYVNSGNRPIPSIEFPSYGSVVSKELGGPDDLPNYVGLGNVSQKAGYLGVRFAPITASTAPKPGQPYLLRGVSLENGLTVTDASRRQSLLKDLDTTFKSAEKNSQLLDGLDRFGQQAYSMITSSRSREAFDTSRESPAYAERFGKTDFGMNCLLASRLIESGVRFVTINYGGWDTHKDNWDRLKTKQLPPFDEGLAGLLSGLAEKGLLASTCVFVTGEFGRTPKINTERNGRDHYARAMFMLMAGGGVKTGQVLGATDDRALGPVDAGFKPDNVAASFFANLGIDAHKEYQTNIGRPVMIVRDGEPISQLFA, encoded by the coding sequence ATGGCAATTCATCAGACCTGTGACGGAGTCCGTCGTCGTGATTTTCTGAAAGTCGGAGCGATCGGGGCGACTGGCCTCACACTGTCGAACTATCTACGACTTGCGAACGCTGGCGAAATCCGATCCGCGAAAGCGACTTCCGCGATTTTCATCAACCTCGCGGGTGGGCCATCCCACATGGACACGTTCGATCCGAAACCGAACGCACCGAGCGAATATCGTGGCTCCTTTGATGCGATCAAGACGAACGTCGAGGGAATCGAGATCAGCGAGCATCTACCAAAGCTTGCCCAGCAAATGGACAAGTTCGCCATCCTCCGCGGTGTGACGCATTCCCTCGCGGCCCATGAACTGGGAAGCCTGTACGTCAACTCGGGCAATCGGCCGATTCCTTCGATCGAGTTCCCGTCTTACGGTTCAGTCGTGAGCAAGGAGCTCGGTGGGCCTGATGACTTGCCGAACTATGTTGGCCTGGGGAATGTCTCGCAGAAAGCAGGATACCTTGGGGTTCGATTTGCCCCCATCACGGCCTCAACCGCTCCGAAACCAGGGCAGCCGTATTTACTCCGTGGAGTTTCGCTCGAGAACGGTCTCACGGTGACAGATGCCTCACGACGCCAGTCGCTGTTGAAGGATCTCGACACGACATTTAAGTCTGCTGAGAAGAATAGCCAGCTACTCGACGGGCTCGATCGGTTCGGGCAGCAAGCGTATTCGATGATCACGTCGTCACGGTCTCGGGAAGCGTTCGACACGAGTAGGGAGTCACCCGCGTACGCCGAGCGATTCGGGAAGACTGATTTTGGGATGAACTGCCTGCTAGCGTCTCGGCTCATCGAATCGGGAGTTCGATTCGTGACGATCAACTACGGCGGCTGGGACACCCATAAGGACAACTGGGATCGCCTGAAGACAAAGCAACTGCCGCCATTCGACGAGGGATTAGCGGGGCTCCTCAGCGGGCTTGCTGAAAAGGGCCTACTCGCATCGACCTGTGTGTTCGTGACCGGTGAGTTTGGTCGAACGCCAAAGATCAATACCGAACGAAACGGACGTGATCACTATGCTCGCGCCATGTTTATGCTGATGGCGGGCGGTGGGGTCAAAACTGGTCAGGTACTTGGCGCCACGGATGACAGAGCTCTTGGTCCCGTTGATGCTGGATTCAAGCCTGACAACGTCGCCGCGTCATTCTTCGCAAACCTCGGAATCGATGCTCACAAGGAGTATCAAACAAACATCGGACGACCGGTCATGATCGTGCGGGACGGGGAACCAATTTCGCAGCTGTTCGCGTAG
- a CDS encoding HipA family kinase: protein MAVGSRFRFRAEYNVDDLGFPEEDRSRRSFGFVGAYHKRPWEFSPYRIPNEYVCSRLAELIGLPVPPCVITYSEDLGEKCIFSILDFNINRHKLPEIEPDKFVEHLPDIAAGVLLFDVWIANSDRHSENLTVDDISAPTLCQVFDHDQALFGGNAGKGCDRLTTLFLRLGITGGPVTGNNRHCLLNEIDSTEHFSKWANAIWSTPDSVIERLLRDVLKFKLISHEECELGTKFLINRKNRLTEIIAEYRHEFTKVVDWNPERGLFT from the coding sequence ATGGCTGTCGGTTCCAGATTTCGATTCCGCGCGGAGTACAACGTTGACGACCTGGGTTTTCCTGAGGAAGATAGAAGCCGAAGATCGTTTGGATTCGTTGGTGCGTATCACAAGCGGCCATGGGAATTTTCTCCGTACCGCATTCCGAACGAGTACGTCTGTTCGCGACTGGCTGAACTGATTGGTTTGCCTGTACCTCCATGCGTAATTACATACAGCGAAGATCTGGGCGAAAAATGCATATTTTCAATCCTTGATTTCAACATCAACAGGCACAAATTACCTGAAATTGAACCAGACAAGTTTGTCGAGCACCTTCCCGATATCGCTGCTGGTGTCCTCCTGTTTGACGTGTGGATCGCGAATTCCGACCGGCATTCTGAGAACTTGACGGTTGACGACATCTCAGCGCCAACGCTTTGCCAAGTGTTCGACCACGATCAGGCACTTTTCGGGGGAAATGCTGGAAAAGGATGCGATCGCCTAACAACGCTTTTCTTACGACTCGGCATTACGGGCGGTCCAGTTACTGGCAATAATCGCCACTGTTTACTCAACGAAATCGATTCAACAGAGCATTTCTCCAAATGGGCGAATGCGATTTGGAGCACTCCTGACAGCGTCATTGAGCGACTGTTGAGGGACGTGCTAAAATTCAAGCTGATATCCCACGAAGAGTGCGAGCTCGGCACGAAATTCCTCATAAACCGCAAGAATCGGTTGACGGAAATCATTGCTGAATACAGGCATGAATTCACAAAGGTCGTCGACTGGAATCCTGAAAGGGGGCTGTTCACATGA